In Emcibacter nanhaiensis, the sequence GTCCGGGACCTTAACAAAAGCTATACTTCGAGAACTTTCACTCCCGGCAGCTCCTTGCCTTCCATCCATTCCAGGAAAGCGCCGCCGGCAGTGGAAATATGGGTGAACTTGTCAGCCACACCCGCATGGTTGAGCGCCGCGACCGTGTCGCCGCCGCCGGCCACGCTGAGCAGGCTGCCGGCTTCGGTCAGTTCGGCGGCCGCCCGGGCCAGGGCCACGGTGGCTTTATCGAACGGCTCGATCTCGAAGGCGCCCATGGGGCCGTTCCAGATCAGGGTCTTGCACTCTTTGAGGGCGGCGGAAAGCGCCGCCACGGAGTCTGCGCCCACATCCAGGATCATTTCGTCACCCTGCACGTCGTCCAGCCCGCAGGTGCGGTTCTCGGCATTGGCGGCAAACTCCCTGGCCACCACCACGTCGGTCGGCAGGTGCATCTTGCAGCCGGCGGCCTCGGCGCGGGACAGGATATCCCGGGCGGTGTCGGCCAGGTCATGCTCGCACAGTGACTTGCCCACATCGACGCCCTGGGCGGCAAGGAAGGTATTGGCCATGCCGCCGCCGATGATCAGGTGATCCACCTTGGCCACCAGGTTGGTCAGCACGTCGAGCTTGGTCGAGACTTTCGCCCCGCCGACCACGGCCGCAACCGGACGCTGCGGGTTGCCGAGCGCGTTCTCGAGCGCCACCAGTTCCGCTTCCAGCGCCAGGCCCGCGGCACTGGGCAGCAGGTGGGCCACGCCTTCGGTGGAGGCATGGGCGCGGTGGCAGCAGGAAAAGGCGTCATTGACATAGGCGTCGCCGTTGGCGGCCAGCGCCCTGGCGAACTCGGGGTCGTTCTTTTCCTCGCCGGCGTGGAAACGGACATTTTCCAGCAGCAGCACGGAGCCGTTTTCCATGGCGTCGATGGTTTCCACCACATCGTCGCCGATGCATTCATTGATGAAGGCGACCGGCAGCTTGGTGATATTGGCCAGCGGCTGGCCCAGCACTTCCAGGCTCATGTCCGGCACCACCTGGCCCTTGGGACGGCCGAAGTGGGACATGACGATGACCCGGGCGCCTTTTTCTGCCAGCGCCTGGATGGTCGGTGTCACGGAGCGGATGCGGGTGTCGTCGGTGACCTCGCCGTCTTTCATCGGGACGTTGAGGTCGGCACGAACCAGGACGCGCTTGCCGTCAAGCGCGCCCAGGCTTTCGATGTTCTTGAATGCAGCCATCAGGCTCCCCCGGTTGGGTTAGAGGGACGCCATGACGTTGGCAGTGTCGGACATACGGTTGGAGAAACCCCACTCGTTGTCGTACCAGCTCAGCACCCGCACCAGGGTGCCGTCCATGACTTTGGTCTGGCTTGAGTCAAAGCTTGAGCTGTGGGCATCGTGGTTATAGTCGATGGAGACGCTCGGCTCGTCGATATAGGCCAGAACACCTTTCAGGCGGCCGTTGGCGGCTTCCTGGATGGCGGCGTTGATTTCATCGGCGGTGGTGGATTTCTTGGCCACGAATTTCAGGTCGATCATGGACACGTTCGGTGTCGGTACGCGAACGGCGGAACCGTCCAGCTTGCCGGCCAGTTCCGGCAGAACCAGGCCAACAGCCTTGGCGGCACCGGTGGACGTCGGGATCATGCTCAGGCCGGCGGCGCGGGCGCGGCGCGGGTCGGAGTGCAGGGTGTCGAGCACCGGCTGGTCGCCGGTGTAGGCATGCACGGTGGTCATGTAGCCTTTTTCGATACCAACCAGGTCGTTCAGGACCTGGGCCACCGGGGCCAGGCAGTTGGTGGTGCAGGAGGCGTTGGACACGATGGTGTGGCCGGCTTCCAGCTTGTCGTGGTTCACGCCATACACGGTGGTCAGGTCAACTTCGGTGCCCGGGGCGGAGATCAGCACTTTCTTGGCGCCGGCGTCGAGGTGCGCCTTGGCTTTGTCGCGGTGGGTGAAGATACCGGTACACTCGTAAACAATGTCCACGCCCAGGTCGCCCCACGGCAGGTCGGCCGGGTTACGCTCTGCAGTCACCTTGATGTCGTTGCGGCCCAGGTTGATGACGTCGTCGTTGACGTTCACATCATGCGGGAAAGGACCGTGCACGGAGTCACGTTTCAGCAGGTAGGCGTTCATATCCACCGGACCAAGATCGTTGATGCCGACCACTTCGATGTCGGTACGACCGGATTCGTAAATGGCCCGCAGGGCAAGACGGCCGATACGACCGAAACCGTTGATTGCTACACGAGTTGTCATAAGTGTAATCTCCGTTGAGTTAGACAGTTAAACCTTGCTTTTGACAGCATTGACGATGTTGTCCACCGTCAGCCCGAAATAATTAAACAGTTCACCGGCCGGGGCGGAAGCGCCGAACCGGTCGATGCCGATGACGATGCCGTCGCGGCCGACATAGCGTTCCCAACCCTGGGTGCTGCCGGCTTCGATGGCTACGTTAACGGCGGTGGTGCCGAGAACCTCGGCCTTGTAAGCGTCGTCCTGCTCGTCAAAACGCTCCCATGAGGGCAGGGATACGACGCGGGTGGGAATGCCGGCGGCCTGCAGCTCTTCGCGGGCCTTGAGCGCCAGCTCCACTTCGGAACCGGTGGCCATCAGGGTTGCCGTGGCTTTGCCGTCGGCGTCCCTCAGCACATAGCCGCCTTTGGCAGCCAGATTGTCATCGGTATGCGTGAGGCGAACCTGCTCCAGGTTCTGGCGGCTCAGCACCAGCACGCTCGGGCGTTCCTTGTCCTCGAGGGCAGCGAGCCAGCATTCAGCAGTTTCCACCACGTCAGCCGGGCGGTAGACCGCCACATTGGGCATGGCGCGCAAGGATGCCACATGCTCGATCGGCTGGTGGGTCGGACCGTCTTCGCCAAGGCCGATGCTGTCGTGGGTCATCACGTAAACCACGCGCTGCTTCATCAGGGCGGAAAGGCGGATCGCCGGGCGGCAGTAATCGGTAAACACCAGGAAAGTGCCGCCGTAGGGCATATATTCGCCGTGCAGCGCCAGACCGTTCATGGCTGCGGCCATGCCGAATTCACGCACGCCATAATACATGTAGCGCCCGGAGAAGTCGTCACGGGTCACCGGGGTCATGTCGGCGGTCTTGGTGTTGTTGGAGCCGGTCAGGTCGGCTGAGCCGCCGATGGTTTCCCTCATGATCGGGTTGATCACGCCGAGCGCCATTTCCGACGCCTTGCGGGTCGCCACTTTCTTGGGCTCGGCCGCGAGCTGCTTTTTATAGGCGTTGATGGCGTCGGTGAGGCCGGCCGGAAGCTCCTTGTTCAGGCGACGCTCGAAGTCGGCGCGGATGTCACTATCAAGCCCGTCCCAGGCGGTTTTCCAGTCGCTGGCGGCCTGTTGGCTGCGCGTGCCGGCGTCGCGCCAGGCGCTCATGATCTCGTCCGGCACTTCGAACGGCGCATAGGGCCAGCCGAGGAAATCGCGGGCGGCGGCCACTTCTTCATCCCCCAGCGGCGCGCCGTGGGTTGCGGCCGTGCCCTGCTTGTTGGGGGCGCCGTAGCCGATGGTGGTGCGGCAGGCGATCAGGGTCGGCTTGTCGGCCTGCTGGGCTTCCTCGATGGCGGCGGAAATTTCATCCGGATTATGGCCGTCGATGGCGATGGTGTGCCAGTTGTGGGCCTGGAAGCGGGCAACCTGGTCGTCGCTGGTGGTGATGTCGGTGTTGCCGTCAATGCTGATGCTGTTGTCGTCCCACAGCACGATCAGCTTGTTGAGGCCAAGGTGGCCGGCCATGGAGACGGCTTCGTGGCTGATCCCCTCCATCAGGCAGCCGTCGCCGGCCAGCACATAGGTATGGTGATCAATGACGTCACCGCAGCGGGCGTTGCTCAGCCGTTCCGCCAGCGCCATGCCGACGGCGGTGGCCAGGCCCTGGCCCAGCGGACCGGTGGTCATTTCCACGCCGGCCAGCTCGATATATTCCGGATGTCCGGCGCACGGGCTGTGCAGCTGGCGGAAGTTTTTGATTTCTTCCAGGGTCGGGTTTTCATAGCCGGTCAGATACAGCAGGGAATAGAGCAGCATGGAGCCGTGACCGGCCGACAGGACAAAGCGGTCGCGGTTCGGCCATTCGGGCCATTTCGGATCATATTTCAGGTGTTTCGTGAAAAGTACGGTAGCCACATCTGCCATGCCCATGGGCATACCCGGGTGACCTGAATTTGCAGCCTGTACGGCATCCATGCTGAGGGCACGGATCGTGTTGGCCATATCGCCGTGTGTTACAGTCATATTCCTCTTGCCGGTCTACTATAATGTCAAAGAATTCGAGTACTCTGTCTTGGATCGCGGGCACAATGGACAAAAGCGGCTCCCCCGTCAACATTCTTCTGCACCGATTTGCGGAATCTTACGGTTAATTTTGCCTTTTTTGATGATTTCGGGGTCGTTTTGCGGAAAAAATGCCCTGAAAATCGTTTTAAGTGGATTTTCACGTGGAAATGAGTCTAGGCTTGCAAATATAATTTTGGCGGCTGGAAACGGTCGTAAAGGGGTAATGGAAATGCCGTTCAAGGAAGACAATTCAAACGCGGATAAACTGAGGATAGAACTGGATGAGGCGCTGACCCGTCTGGAGCGCGCCGCCCTTGATGTCCGGGCCAAAGGCAAGCGGGATGGCGGGGAATCGGGCGCAGAAGCCGAGGACCGGATGAACCGCCTGGAAGCCGAAAACCGCCAGCTCAGGGACGCGGTCACCAAGCTCAAACAGCAGTATGAAATTCTCGAAATGGAGCATCAGGAACTTCAGGAACGGGCCGAATCGGCCGACCGGGAGCTGGACGACACCTTGCGGCAGCTTGATCGCCTGATCGAGGCGGAAACCATTCACTAGAATCACCCCCGGAATCATCCGGATATCAATTTTGCGGGCGGGAGCACTTCATGGCCGAGATCATTGTCACCTTCAACAACAAGCAATATCACCTGGCCTGTCGCGACGGCGAGGAAGACCGGCTGCGCAACCTGGCGGACTTTGTCGACGCCAAGGCCGATCAGCTCAAGTCGCAGATGGGTGCCATCACCGACAACCGACTGCTGTTGATGACGGCGATCCTGCTGGCCGACGAACTGGATGATGTGAAGAACGGCGCTCTTGATCTTGACAGCCCGGCTATCTACGAGAAAACCCTGGCCCAGGCGGTCAAGAAAGTCGAACACCTCGCCCGTACCCTGGAAGGGGTTTAGGTCGCTCCCGAAGACGGCCTTCCATTCCCGCTTTTCCCTTTTTTGGTACCCTTCTTGCGTAATATCCGGGACGGAAGAATCCCGGGTTCGCGCCTTTGTGCAATTCTGCCGGTACATTCGTGCTGTTGTATACGATAAATTAACGAATGGCTAATAAATAAAATTAGTGGATTCTAATTTTATTGTGGGGGAAGGAACATTTGTTTCCTGCCCCCTTTATTCGTGGCGCTAGGAGTTGCCTAAATGATAAATCGCTTGAAAGTCGGGCCAAAGATCTGGTTGCCGGTTGTTATTTTTACCCTTGTCCTGGTCGGGCTGACCATCTTTTTCCTCTCCACGTCCAAGACCGTCATGATGACGGACCGAAAGGACAAGGTGCGCGGTGTTGTGGAGCTGGGCTACAGTATTCTTGACCGGTTCCAGAAACTGGAAGCGGAAGGCGCCATGTCCCGGGAAGAAGCCCAGGCGGCCGCCATGCTGGCGGTTAAAAACATGCGCTATGATGGTGTGGAATATCTCTGGATCAATGATATGCATCCCAATATGGTCATGCATCCCACCAAGCCGGCCCTCGACGGCAAGGACATTTCGGGCTTCAAGGATCCTGAAGGTGTCTATCTCTTTAACGAAATGGTCGAGGTCGTCAAACGCGATTCCAAAGGCTTTGTCGCCTACATGTGGCCGAAGCCCGGATTTGACGAGCCGGTCGCGAAAATTTCTTATGTTCAGGGCTTTAAGGAATGGGGCTGGATCATTGGCAGCGGCCTCTATCTGGACGATGTTCAGGATGCCTTTAATGACACCCTGTTCATTACCCTGGCGGTGGCCGGGCTGGGCCTGCTGGTCGCCGGGATCGTCTCGGTGGTGGTGGCCCGCAATGTCACCGGCGGCTTGAATGTCCTGTCCGATACCATGATCCGCCTGGCGGACGGTGACCTCGCGGTGGACGTTCAGGGCGGTTCACGCCAGGACGAGGTGGGTGATATGGCCCGGGCGGTCGAAGTGTTCCGAGCCAACGCCATCGAGCGGGTGGAGCTGGAACGGCAGGCCGAGAAGGCCCGTGTCGAGCAAGAGGAAGCGAAACGCCGCCAGCAGGAAGAAAAACTCGCCGCCGAACAGCAACGGATGGAAGAAGAGCAGAAGCAGAAGGAAGAAGCTGCGGCTCGTCGCCAGGCCGATCGCCTGCAGATGGCTGAACGCTTTGAGGAGCGCGTCGGCAAGGTGCTCGAGACTGTTGCCAGTGCCGCAGCGGAGCTCAATGCCACCTCCGAATCCATGAGTTCATCCGCCAACAATATGAACCGGGTGTCCCTTTCCGCCAGCAAGGCGACCACCGACGCCGGGCAGAATGTTCAGCTGGTGGCCGGGGCGGCCGAGGAAATGTCCGCCTCGATCAAGGAAATTGCCCAGCGGCTCGGCAATGCCAGCCGATCCTCTGAGAATGCGATGGGCCTGGTAGGTAACGCCACGGAACGTGTGAATCACATGGCGGACAGTTCCGACCGGATCAACAACATCATCCAGCTGATCCAGGATATTGCCGAGCAGACCAACCTTCTGGCGCTGAACGCCACCATCGAGGCCGCCCGCGCCGGTGAGGCCGGCAAGGGCTTCGCTGTGGTCGCCTCGGAAGTGAAGAACCTGGCCAGCCAGACGGCCGCCGCCACCGAGGATATCCGGCGCAATATCAGCGAAATGCAGGAGTCAACCAGCGGGTCCGTTGCCGCGGTCGAGGAGATATCCCTGACCATCAAGGAACTGAATGAAATTTTCGCCGCCATTTCGGCCAGCATGAACGAGCAGACCGCCGCCATGCAGGAAATCAGCAGCAATTCGCTGGAAGCCGCCAACGGCACCGAAACCGCCGGCCGCAATGTGACCGATGTGAGCAATCTTGCCCAGGAAACGGAACATGCGGCGTCCGATGTTCTGACGGCGTCGGACCATTTGTCCAAGGAGGCGGCCACGCTGCAGGGACTGGTGGACGAGTTTCTCGCGGAAATCCGCGCCGGGTAACTTTTTCGGGATAATTATACAGGAAGCGCCGGGACAGATCGATTCCGGCGCTTCTTTCATTTCCCCCATTGCTCTTTGGGGTGATCCTCCCTACATATAGGGTCTGCGCGGGTTACTGCCCTGTGCGTGGTTTTCTTTATTCCCTGGGGCTATAATTTTCATCCGGGGAGCTGTCCCTGTGGAGACCGTGGTCTCTTTATACGGCGCCCACCTGTCTATCAGGTTCCGGAGGATTAAACATAAAATCACGGCAGCGATGGTCCCGCGCTCTTTAATTTACCGATAATCAGGATACTGGTCCGAGAATGACGACAAAGAAACAGCTGCGTACCGAACTTGCCGCCCACCGGCTCGAGCTCAAGGAACAGTGCGGCGAGGACGCCGCCCGCCGTGTGGCCTCGCAACTGCTGCTGCTGCCGGAACTGGAGGAGGCGGATATTGTCGCCGGCTATCACACGCTGGGCAGCGAGCTGGATTGCCTGGTCAGCCTCAGCGCGTTGCATGCGGCCCATTTTCGCGTCGCCCTGCCGGTGATTGTGGCCAGGGACCATGCGCTCAAGTTCCGCGAATGGGATATGGTGCATCCGCTGGAGGACGGCGGCCATGGCACCAGACAGCCGGATCATCGCTGCCACGAAGTCATGCCGGACGTGATGCTGGTGCCGCTGCTGGCCTTTGACGGGGACGGGCACCGGCTCGGCTATGGCGGCGGTTTTTACGACCGCACCCTGCATGCCTACCGGAGCCAGAACGAGGAATTGCTGACCATCGGCCTTGCCTTCGAGGGGCAGAGGCGGGATGATGTTTTTGCCGATGTGCATGACCAGCCGCTGGACATGATTATTACCGAAGAGAAGATTTACCGGTTCGACGACTGACGGACGGAAAGGCGATTTGTGAGAGTTTTATACCTGGGTGATATTGTCGGCCGCTCCGGCCGCACGCTGGTGCTGGAAAAGGTGCCCGAACTGCGCGAGCAGCTGAAACTGGACCTGGTGGTGGTCAATGGCGAGAATGCCGCCTCCGGTTTCGGCATCACCCGCAAGATCTGCGACCAGCTGCTGGAGATCGGTGTCGACGCCATCACCACCGGCAACCATGTCTGGGACCAGAAAGAAACCGCCCAGTTCATCAGCCAGGAAAAACGCCTGATCCGCCCCATCAATTTCCCCAAGGGTACGCCCGGCATCGGCGCCGGACTGTACGAGGTCTCCCGCGGGCGCACGGCGCTGGTGATCAACGCCATGGGCCGCATTTTCATGGACCCGCTGGACGACCCTTTTGCCTGTGTCGAGGCGGAACTCAGCAAGCACCGGCTCGGCCACACCGTCAGCTTCATCCTGGTCGATATCCACTGCGAGGCCACCTCGGAAAAAATGGCCATGGGCCACTTCTGTGACGGCCGGGTCTCCTTTGTGGTTGGTTCGCACAGTCACGTGCCCACTGCCGACGCCCAGATTCTCGAGGGCGGCACCGCCTATCAGACCGATGCCGGCATGTGCGGCGATTATAATTCGGTAATCGGCATGGACAAGGAAGAGCCGCTGCAGCGCTTTACCCGCAAGATGGTCGCCGGCCGCTTCACGCCGGCCATGGGCGAAGGCACCCTGTGCGGCGTGTTTGTGGAGACTGACGATCGCACCGGCCTCGCCAAACGGATCGAGCCCCTGCGCCTTGGCGCGAGATTGCATGAGAGCATGCCTGAGCTTTAGGCCAGATTTGTAATATCGACATTCCCGGTTGCTTTTGCTAGCCTGAAGCCAGCTCCGCATGGTGCGGAGCGAGTTCTCAGGGCGGGGTGGAATTCCCCACCGGCGGTGAGGGGCTCAGGCCTCAAGCCCGCGAGCGCCATCTGCCTGTGGTTTATCGCAGATGGGTCAAGCAGATTCGGTGAAACTCCGAAGCCGACGGTCATAGTCCGGATGGAAGAGAGCGAAAGCAGAAAACGGTGCGTGTCTGCGCCCGTTCCTATTTTCGTACGCCTTGGTTCTGTTTTCTTGAATTGAAAAGGAGCAAACCATGGATAAATTATCCCCCAATACCCCGGCAACGCGAAAGGTTGCCTTCATCAAGGCCCGCTGGCATGCCGATATTGTCGACCGTTGCCATGACAGCTGCGCCGCATTTTTCGGTGAACATGCCGGTCAGGCGGTTGATCTGGAGATTTTCGAAGTGCCCGGCGCCTTCGAAATTCCTCTGTTGGCCCAGGATCTGGCCGAGAGCGGCGCGTATGACGCGGTGATTGCCTCGGCCTTCGTGGTCAACGGCGGCATCTACCGCCATGACTTTGTCGCGGCGGCGGTCATTGACGGTCTGATGCGGGTTCAGCTGGACAGCGGCGTACCCGTCTTGTCGGCAGTTCTCACCCCCCATAACTTTCATGAAACGGAGGAGCATCGTCAGTTCTTCCGTGATCATTTCGTGATCAAGGGCCGGGAAGTGGCCGAGGCCTGCCTTGCCATGCTCGACGTGAGGAACGGGCTGGTCACAGCGGCCTGACTTAATGGAAGGCGGCTGAAAGGCCGCCTTTTTTAATGGTTCGCCACCCACTCCAGCGCCTGCTCCAGCCGGTCGTCGCCCCAGAACAGTTCCCCGTCCGGGGTCGTGAAGCTGGGGGCGCCAAAGACGCCTTTTGCGATGGCTTCGTCCATATTGTCCTTCAGGGCCTGTTTGATGTCCGGGGTTGTGGCCCGGTCAAGAAGCGCCGGAGCTTCAAGCCCCATCTCTTCAAGGATAGCGGTAATCACCTCCGGATCGGAAATGCATTTGTCGGCGGTCCATTCCGCCCGGTAAACCCGGCGGCTGA encodes:
- a CDS encoding phosphoglycerate kinase is translated as MAAFKNIESLGALDGKRVLVRADLNVPMKDGEVTDDTRIRSVTPTIQALAEKGARVIVMSHFGRPKGQVVPDMSLEVLGQPLANITKLPVAFINECIGDDVVETIDAMENGSVLLLENVRFHAGEEKNDPEFARALAANGDAYVNDAFSCCHRAHASTEGVAHLLPSAAGLALEAELVALENALGNPQRPVAAVVGGAKVSTKLDVLTNLVAKVDHLIIGGGMANTFLAAQGVDVGKSLCEHDLADTARDILSRAEAAGCKMHLPTDVVVAREFAANAENRTCGLDDVQGDEMILDVGADSVAALSAALKECKTLIWNGPMGAFEIEPFDKATVALARAAAELTEAGSLLSVAGGGDTVAALNHAGVADKFTHISTAGGAFLEWMEGKELPGVKVLEV
- the gap gene encoding type I glyceraldehyde-3-phosphate dehydrogenase, encoding MTTRVAINGFGRIGRLALRAIYESGRTDIEVVGINDLGPVDMNAYLLKRDSVHGPFPHDVNVNDDVINLGRNDIKVTAERNPADLPWGDLGVDIVYECTGIFTHRDKAKAHLDAGAKKVLISAPGTEVDLTTVYGVNHDKLEAGHTIVSNASCTTNCLAPVAQVLNDLVGIEKGYMTTVHAYTGDQPVLDTLHSDPRRARAAGLSMIPTSTGAAKAVGLVLPELAGKLDGSAVRVPTPNVSMIDLKFVAKKSTTADEINAAIQEAANGRLKGVLAYIDEPSVSIDYNHDAHSSSFDSSQTKVMDGTLVRVLSWYDNEWGFSNRMSDTANVMASL
- the tkt gene encoding transketolase translates to MTVTHGDMANTIRALSMDAVQAANSGHPGMPMGMADVATVLFTKHLKYDPKWPEWPNRDRFVLSAGHGSMLLYSLLYLTGYENPTLEEIKNFRQLHSPCAGHPEYIELAGVEMTTGPLGQGLATAVGMALAERLSNARCGDVIDHHTYVLAGDGCLMEGISHEAVSMAGHLGLNKLIVLWDDNSISIDGNTDITTSDDQVARFQAHNWHTIAIDGHNPDEISAAIEEAQQADKPTLIACRTTIGYGAPNKQGTAATHGAPLGDEEVAAARDFLGWPYAPFEVPDEIMSAWRDAGTRSQQAASDWKTAWDGLDSDIRADFERRLNKELPAGLTDAINAYKKQLAAEPKKVATRKASEMALGVINPIMRETIGGSADLTGSNNTKTADMTPVTRDDFSGRYMYYGVREFGMAAAMNGLALHGEYMPYGGTFLVFTDYCRPAIRLSALMKQRVVYVMTHDSIGLGEDGPTHQPIEHVASLRAMPNVAVYRPADVVETAECWLAALEDKERPSVLVLSRQNLEQVRLTHTDDNLAAKGGYVLRDADGKATATLMATGSEVELALKAREELQAAGIPTRVVSLPSWERFDEQDDAYKAEVLGTTAVNVAIEAGSTQGWERYVGRDGIVIGIDRFGASAPAGELFNYFGLTVDNIVNAVKSKV
- a CDS encoding cell division protein ZapA, with translation MAEIIVTFNNKQYHLACRDGEEDRLRNLADFVDAKADQLKSQMGAITDNRLLLMTAILLADELDDVKNGALDLDSPAIYEKTLAQAVKKVEHLARTLEGV
- a CDS encoding methyl-accepting chemotaxis protein, whose protein sequence is MINRLKVGPKIWLPVVIFTLVLVGLTIFFLSTSKTVMMTDRKDKVRGVVELGYSILDRFQKLEAEGAMSREEAQAAAMLAVKNMRYDGVEYLWINDMHPNMVMHPTKPALDGKDISGFKDPEGVYLFNEMVEVVKRDSKGFVAYMWPKPGFDEPVAKISYVQGFKEWGWIIGSGLYLDDVQDAFNDTLFITLAVAGLGLLVAGIVSVVVARNVTGGLNVLSDTMIRLADGDLAVDVQGGSRQDEVGDMARAVEVFRANAIERVELERQAEKARVEQEEAKRRQQEEKLAAEQQRMEEEQKQKEEAAARRQADRLQMAERFEERVGKVLETVASAAAELNATSESMSSSANNMNRVSLSASKATTDAGQNVQLVAGAAEEMSASIKEIAQRLGNASRSSENAMGLVGNATERVNHMADSSDRINNIIQLIQDIAEQTNLLALNATIEAARAGEAGKGFAVVASEVKNLASQTAAATEDIRRNISEMQESTSGSVAAVEEISLTIKELNEIFAAISASMNEQTAAMQEISSNSLEAANGTETAGRNVTDVSNLAQETEHAASDVLTASDHLSKEAATLQGLVDEFLAEIRAG
- a CDS encoding 5-formyltetrahydrofolate cyclo-ligase; the protein is MTTKKQLRTELAAHRLELKEQCGEDAARRVASQLLLLPELEEADIVAGYHTLGSELDCLVSLSALHAAHFRVALPVIVARDHALKFREWDMVHPLEDGGHGTRQPDHRCHEVMPDVMLVPLLAFDGDGHRLGYGGGFYDRTLHAYRSQNEELLTIGLAFEGQRRDDVFADVHDQPLDMIITEEKIYRFDD
- a CDS encoding TIGR00282 family metallophosphoesterase codes for the protein MRVLYLGDIVGRSGRTLVLEKVPELREQLKLDLVVVNGENAASGFGITRKICDQLLEIGVDAITTGNHVWDQKETAQFISQEKRLIRPINFPKGTPGIGAGLYEVSRGRTALVINAMGRIFMDPLDDPFACVEAELSKHRLGHTVSFILVDIHCEATSEKMAMGHFCDGRVSFVVGSHSHVPTADAQILEGGTAYQTDAGMCGDYNSVIGMDKEEPLQRFTRKMVAGRFTPAMGEGTLCGVFVETDDRTGLAKRIEPLRLGARLHESMPEL
- a CDS encoding 6,7-dimethyl-8-ribityllumazine synthase, producing the protein MDKLSPNTPATRKVAFIKARWHADIVDRCHDSCAAFFGEHAGQAVDLEIFEVPGAFEIPLLAQDLAESGAYDAVIASAFVVNGGIYRHDFVAAAVIDGLMRVQLDSGVPVLSAVLTPHNFHETEEHRQFFRDHFVIKGREVAEACLAMLDVRNGLVTAA